One Campylobacterota bacterium DNA window includes the following coding sequences:
- the topA gene encoding type I DNA topoisomerase: MSIIIVESPNKIKKIRSITGSQVFATVGHFADMPQNSMGLDMQTYEPEFIINPDKVDNIEKIVAACEGETVYIASDADREGYAIGMLLYERIKDVADQCWRLEIREITEKGIAEAMEAAVKWEETNFKFYDSFLGRRVADRLAGYILSPLASSSLKGKFSVGRVQSPAVRLVVDREREIRNFKPTSYFTVSAKLVHEGKSFSAQFTGYPAEAKSFATKEEAEEAIDAAKLARYASIESVEKKIANRGPKAPFTTVDMQAAASISLSIAPEKAMQLAQGLFEAGLITYHRTDSVRLSDEFLAEAAEFVRSNFGGEYVPEKPKKHSSNSQAEAHEAIRPTHLHPLDEIEAKIKAADLTADHAKLYELIFKRAVASMMSDATADATSYQFDIGSLPFKASGSVPKFPGWTALYIEESEDEKEAEQSLPELAQGDHCEKQSIDIDSKMTKAPGRFTEASLVKQLEKMGIGRPSTYASIIGRIKSAGYVEIEKKKLKATENGERLIDYLNENGHAWVIDYATTAKMEAYLDKVAEGIAGATWQDFAKRTHEKMGFFIPEAREPREDRAPSKKQIDLAKSISEKKGIKLPDSVFQSGFEMSKWLKKNMSKPAEPVGNCKCGGAVKEWDKSFQCSGCKATVWKEFMGKKLTKTQAVNLLNGKTITLSGLKSKAGKEFDAKGKLAEGKIELLFDKKK, encoded by the coding sequence ATGAGCATCATCATCGTTGAATCACCCAATAAAATCAAGAAAATCCGATCCATTACCGGATCGCAGGTATTTGCGACAGTCGGTCATTTCGCCGATATGCCGCAGAACAGCATGGGACTCGATATGCAAACCTACGAGCCCGAATTCATCATCAACCCGGACAAAGTCGATAACATCGAAAAGATCGTTGCCGCATGCGAAGGCGAGACGGTCTATATTGCGTCCGACGCCGACCGGGAAGGGTACGCGATAGGAATGCTGCTTTATGAGCGCATCAAGGACGTGGCGGATCAATGCTGGCGTCTGGAGATCCGGGAGATCACCGAAAAGGGGATCGCCGAAGCGATGGAAGCGGCTGTCAAATGGGAAGAGACGAACTTCAAATTCTACGATTCGTTCCTCGGCCGCCGCGTCGCGGATCGTCTGGCCGGATATATCCTCTCCCCGCTTGCGTCTTCTTCTTTGAAGGGAAAATTCTCCGTCGGCCGGGTCCAGTCACCTGCGGTTCGTCTGGTTGTTGATCGAGAGCGGGAAATCCGCAATTTTAAACCGACGTCATATTTTACCGTCTCGGCCAAACTCGTTCATGAGGGGAAATCTTTTTCGGCGCAATTCACGGGATACCCAGCTGAAGCGAAGTCATTCGCTACCAAAGAGGAAGCCGAAGAGGCCATCGATGCGGCAAAGCTTGCCAGATATGCGAGTATCGAATCGGTCGAAAAGAAGATTGCGAACCGGGGACCGAAAGCCCCGTTTACGACCGTGGACATGCAGGCGGCCGCTTCAATCTCGCTTTCGATCGCGCCGGAAAAAGCGATGCAGCTTGCCCAGGGACTTTTCGAAGCGGGTTTGATCACCTATCATCGAACCGATTCCGTCCGTCTCTCGGATGAATTCCTGGCCGAAGCGGCGGAATTTGTAAGAAGCAATTTTGGAGGTGAATACGTCCCTGAAAAACCTAAAAAGCACTCGTCGAATTCACAGGCCGAAGCCCATGAAGCGATCCGCCCGACCCATCTTCATCCGCTCGATGAGATCGAGGCGAAAATCAAAGCAGCCGATCTTACGGCCGATCACGCGAAGCTCTATGAGTTGATCTTCAAACGTGCCGTTGCGTCCATGATGAGCGACGCCACCGCCGACGCGACAAGCTATCAGTTCGATATCGGCAGCTTGCCTTTCAAGGCTTCCGGATCCGTGCCGAAATTCCCCGGCTGGACGGCGCTTTACATCGAAGAAAGCGAGGACGAGAAAGAGGCGGAGCAATCTCTTCCGGAGCTTGCCCAGGGTGATCATTGCGAGAAGCAATCAATCGACATTGATTCCAAAATGACAAAAGCCCCCGGACGCTTCACCGAAGCGAGCCTTGTCAAGCAGCTGGAAAAAATGGGAATCGGGCGGCCATCAACTTATGCTTCGATCATCGGCCGGATCAAATCGGCCGGTTACGTCGAGATCGAGAAGAAAAAGCTCAAGGCGACAGAAAACGGCGAACGCCTCATCGACTATCTCAACGAGAACGGCCACGCCTGGGTGATCGATTACGCCACAACCGCGAAAATGGAAGCATACCTCGACAAAGTGGCCGAAGGGATTGCAGGGGCGACGTGGCAAGACTTCGCTAAACGGACTCATGAAAAAATGGGATTCTTTATCCCCGAAGCACGAGAACCCCGCGAAGATCGTGCCCCTTCCAAAAAACAGATCGATCTTGCAAAATCGATCTCGGAGAAAAAGGGGATCAAGCTTCCCGATTCCGTGTTTCAAAGCGGGTTCGAGATGTCAAAGTGGCTGAAAAAAAACATGAGTAAACCAGCGGAGCCGGTGGGGAACTGTAAATGCGGTGGAGCCGTCAAAGAATGGGACAAATCTTTTCAGTGCTCTGGATGCAAAGCAACCGTTTGGAAAGAATTCATGGGTAAAAAACTCACGAAGACTCAGGCGGTCAATCTGCTCAATGGGAAAACAATTACTCTCTCCGGACTAAAGAGTAAAGCCGGTAAAGAGTTCGATGCAAAGGGGAAATTGGCTGAGGGGAAGATTGAGTTGCTTTTTGACAAGAAGAAATAG
- a CDS encoding type IV secretion system DNA-binding domain-containing protein gives MKQKQTGWFVWFETTMNQVNMALKSLIFLLLAALILQSAAIYLIVKMGIYKIASLSDKVEFIKLYFEQFPGILFAETAYSELVSKAASMASSQLADDLWNLFLITSPILIGTMAIGYKLIAKQSVKMGKSVYERGAIFVSEEEQIRKTKNVEHNFKLGKIPLPKTVETSHVMIIGSAGSGKTQTLKATMLKATSNPNCKNLVHDIKGDWISEFYKEGRDLIFNPMDARSLKWTVWNDIHDIMDLKNFCNWLIPDIPAKDPFWQNSARMILESIMLYLWDNELTTNASIRHLLNKSGEELAEVIADYGKGAEFAAKKDSYMTLQAQMAFIDFLDDGDFSIRNWIKEGNGTLFLSNTEKTEAIFKPVLSLFINFFGSEILNLPDNLDRRIYSFLDEFTALQKLPKVIDLLKLGRSKGASVWLAFQDFQQLEKIYSREDMRTVINNTASIAVLQLKEPDAAAYFAKRFGKQEFIERNQTISMGVAANRDGLSFSEQRRDDFVVKDSEILTLPELTAFVMIKNIEGVTKTKIDVVKVPVINEPFVKREFDKQAQIAVMKKIQGKPSGSGLELENEETIEAEQKNPEEKKEDLGNLKGFFDEEINF, from the coding sequence ATGAAACAAAAACAGACAGGTTGGTTCGTATGGTTTGAGACAACCATGAACCAAGTAAATATGGCACTGAAGAGTTTGATTTTTTTGCTTTTGGCTGCGCTGATTCTACAGAGTGCTGCGATTTATCTGATTGTAAAAATGGGTATCTACAAGATTGCAAGTCTCAGTGATAAGGTCGAATTTATCAAACTGTATTTCGAGCAATTTCCCGGAATACTTTTCGCGGAAACGGCATACAGCGAACTTGTTTCAAAAGCGGCGAGTATGGCTTCTTCGCAGCTTGCGGATGATCTTTGGAATCTATTTTTGATAACATCACCCATCCTCATAGGCACGATGGCGATTGGATATAAATTGATCGCGAAGCAAAGCGTTAAGATGGGCAAATCGGTTTATGAACGTGGTGCGATTTTTGTTAGCGAAGAAGAACAAATCCGAAAAACGAAAAACGTTGAGCACAACTTCAAGTTGGGGAAAATTCCTCTTCCAAAAACGGTTGAAACTTCTCATGTAATGATTATCGGTTCAGCCGGATCTGGAAAAACCCAAACGCTGAAAGCAACGATGCTGAAAGCTACAAGCAACCCCAATTGTAAAAACCTTGTTCATGACATCAAAGGGGACTGGATTTCAGAGTTTTACAAAGAGGGACGGGATTTGATCTTCAATCCCATGGACGCGAGATCGCTTAAATGGACCGTTTGGAACGATATTCATGACATTATGGATCTGAAGAATTTTTGTAACTGGCTGATTCCCGATATTCCTGCAAAAGATCCGTTTTGGCAGAACTCGGCTCGGATGATTCTTGAATCGATCATGCTTTACCTTTGGGACAATGAGCTTACCACAAATGCTTCCATTCGGCACTTGCTGAACAAGAGCGGGGAAGAGTTGGCGGAAGTAATTGCAGACTATGGCAAGGGTGCAGAATTCGCAGCGAAAAAAGACTCGTACATGACGCTTCAGGCTCAGATGGCCTTTATCGATTTTCTCGATGATGGAGACTTTTCAATCCGAAATTGGATCAAAGAGGGAAACGGTACGTTGTTTCTTTCCAACACCGAAAAAACGGAGGCAATATTTAAACCGGTGCTTTCACTTTTCATCAACTTTTTCGGTTCGGAAATTCTCAATCTTCCGGACAACCTGGATCGGAGAATTTATTCCTTCCTCGATGAATTTACGGCTCTGCAAAAACTTCCAAAAGTGATTGATCTCTTGAAGTTGGGACGATCAAAAGGAGCAAGCGTTTGGCTCGCGTTCCAGGATTTCCAGCAGCTCGAAAAAATCTATTCAAGAGAAGATATGCGTACCGTCATCAACAATACGGCGTCGATTGCAGTGCTTCAACTGAAAGAGCCGGATGCGGCGGCGTATTTCGCGAAGCGTTTTGGTAAGCAGGAGTTTATTGAACGTAATCAAACGATCTCGATGGGTGTCGCTGCAAACCGTGATGGTTTGAGCTTTTCGGAACAGCGACGGGATGATTTTGTCGTCAAAGACTCCGAGATCCTGACTCTTCCGGAATTGACGGCTTTCGTCATGATCAAAAATATCGAAGGGGTTACCAAAACCAAAATCGATGTTGTCAAAGTGCCGGTCATCAATGAACCGTTTGTAAAACGCGAATTTGACAAGCAGGCGCAGATCGCGGTGATGAAAAAGATCCAGGGAAAACCAAGTGGAAGTGGTCTGGAACTCGAAAATGAAGAAACAATCGAAGCTGAACAAAAGAACCCTGAAGAGAAAAAAGAAGATTTGGGAAATCTCAAAGGTTTTTTTGATGAAGAGATCAATTTTTGA
- a CDS encoding helix-turn-helix domain-containing protein: MTFLKDTEVAEMINVSVHTLRTWRERGRGPKYIKAEGKRGAVRYELDDVLKWIEESRDRART, from the coding sequence ATGACATTTTTAAAAGATACAGAAGTGGCTGAGATGATCAATGTGAGCGTGCATACTTTACGTACATGGAGAGAACGGGGCAGAGGCCCAAAATATATCAAGGCTGAGGGAAAGCGGGGGGCCGTTCGGTATGAGCTTGATGATGTCTTGAAATGGATTGAAGAATCGAGAGATCGAGCACGAACTTAA
- a CDS encoding helix-turn-helix transcriptional regulator produces MSQSEFANIIGIGLRTYTRYEKEERQPDLNVLLEIHKKFDVSLDWLIAGTGSRIGLDTIFSPYFDILKNICPEDEHAEVETEILEEMIKSINTKIAKYLVSSLLKEVKDLPLFEKAKNLIIINDLGATIRIWSIVEKAARDTSDSSPKEKLITAAKKGFSLTKWLITQGERDFIAKFVESWPDESCTFILEHSDTFIEALKQLTPKASETISTNEKILAFVRRGFSKTDN; encoded by the coding sequence ATGTCCCAATCTGAATTTGCCAATATTATTGGAATAGGGTTGCGAACATATACTAGATACGAAAAAGAAGAACGTCAACCAGACTTAAATGTTTTACTAGAGATTCATAAAAAATTCGATGTAAGTTTAGACTGGCTTATAGCTGGCACCGGTAGTCGAATCGGACTTGATACAATTTTTTCACCCTATTTTGATATCTTAAAAAATATATGCCCAGAAGATGAACACGCAGAAGTTGAAACTGAAATCCTTGAAGAAATGATTAAATCAATAAACACCAAAATAGCAAAATACTTAGTGAGTAGTTTATTAAAAGAAGTGAAAGATCTGCCACTTTTTGAGAAAGCTAAAAATCTCATAATCATCAATGATCTTGGGGCGACTATACGTATTTGGAGTATCGTTGAAAAAGCTGCCCGTGATACTTCAGATAGCAGCCCGAAAGAAAAACTCATCACCGCCGCTAAAAAAGGATTTTCTCTCACAAAATGGCTAATTACACAAGGCGAAAGAGATTTCATCGCCAAATTCGTTGAAAGTTGGCCAGATGAATCTTGTACTTTTATCCTGGAGCACAGTGACACTTTTATTGAAGCCCTAAAGCAACTAACGCCAAAAGCAAGCGAAACGATTTCGACTAATGAAAAAATACTTGCATTTGTACGAAGAGGATTTTCCAAAACGGACAATTAA
- a CDS encoding DUF6710 family protein: protein MFLTRLKTRFTNCFFPNKQQIKRFEAIMNLAYKINDHDPRGLEDYIKLLARQYQSKIMLKVTTRQRLDNFFDFNDLFFDQFIPINTFNERLFDLKKPLPSSTPLRLGSDIIFTQPWNDDSMSRIFTGIQLGQWQQDSNHIVEYWYPVHIGWTNQGNHSITNGIIKCHGEIKEYAAFDISEIYKYVDTDGVYFYRIDNKKKIAKVPNVEIAAIFEIGRIISKSCQQ from the coding sequence ATGTTCCTAACGAGATTAAAAACACGATTCACCAATTGTTTTTTCCCCAATAAGCAACAAATCAAGCGATTTGAAGCTATTATGAACCTGGCCTACAAGATCAATGACCATGATCCACGTGGCCTTGAAGATTACATCAAACTTCTTGCTCGTCAATATCAATCAAAAATAATGCTTAAAGTTACAACACGCCAACGTCTTGACAATTTTTTTGATTTTAACGATCTGTTCTTTGATCAATTCATTCCGATTAATACCTTCAATGAACGTTTGTTTGATCTTAAAAAGCCCTTGCCCTCTTCAACACCTCTCCGCCTCGGCTCAGACATTATTTTTACACAGCCATGGAATGATGATTCTATGAGCCGTATCTTTACCGGCATTCAACTTGGTCAATGGCAACAAGACTCAAATCACATAGTGGAATATTGGTATCCGGTTCACATCGGATGGACTAATCAAGGCAACCATTCAATCACAAACGGTATCATCAAATGCCATGGAGAAATCAAAGAATATGCTGCGTTCGATATATCCGAAATATACAAATACGTTGATACTGATGGGGTATATTTTTACCGTATTGACAACAAGAAAAAAATTGCGAAAGTACCTAACGTTGAAATCGCGGCCATCTTTGAAATTGGTCGAATAATTTCAAAGAGTTGCCAACAATAA
- the mobF gene encoding MobF family relaxase codes for MVSMSGAMGAGSASSYFEKDNYYIKDGETEKGKWYGEGAERLGLKGEVSMDQFKALENGYDPSKLNADQIKTLDQFAKTEASLRGQLEKAIDAKDTSKITELAAKTAELNSLRKEFDKEVGPDAKLVKDGKDEYGFTTHRAGFDITFSAPKSVTIAGLVGGDERVIKAHEEAVKTAMGYIQENFAQTRVRDGEGGRERVNTENLTVAQFNHYTSRSAEGQTPDPQLHTHNFVFNATQTADGKWQSLEPQQIYAAQKFADQIYQNELANKMEKLGYAVEWEKHGQNHTMEIKGISQELKDMYSKRTEQIENHLEKMAEEKGRDLTTAEKQIGKLETRSAKEAQDINKLREDWNIQAAERGYTQESLKEGMRGHESDKRIVESVNGAISEAIKTTTDQKAVFSNHDVTFEALKASRGQFSLAELKEAAQNSKELVSLNAADAKNAKTEKFTSKEMAAAEARIINAVENGKDASIRLLNANEFKEAVQGRESFSGLTQGQKKSVEMIATSSDRFMGIQGDAGTGKTTMLKELKSLVDEKMPGKVELVGLAATGKAASEIEAASGVKSQTIDSFLGKETIKAEEGKQQIWVVDEASMLGTKKMDAIMDRAEKAGARVVFVGDDKQLKAVDAGDMFGKLQEEGKMQFSVMDESLRQKTDTTKEVVQAFKDVAQLEKGMERLQSEGRIVEAKAETNEKGIEVRDMQPVKEQLVTNAVNDYTEKGLNSTIVLTSTNKEKSEFNDAIRSKLQENGKIGKDDRQIKTLEQKSLNQHDAKLAMSYEKGDILVSKGMQGDIKAGMQTRIVDTSKDANQLKVEYTRQDGVTVQKWIDAEKAAKFTAYTEKEKSFSTGEKISFTKNDKDLGVKNGETAIITSIAEDGKITATMEGGKAVTFDSKTYQNIDHAYAMTTYKSQGQSVDNVHVYAHSKEGINNHNAGYVQMSRAKQELTLYTDNAQALTEKYKETQLKENASDYKDVKEYLEERPQEQKPENVSLEGKEEVVKIDFEKLNENRIIEGAKELQQQSKDQIASLREQRDNLYKGLQGFNEKQAAMAASLNSQLSALPKAKREAVISQRLGGQYKAQVYAKVRKEQASIKTQINTEKLRQAEGKLLEKGELNPKEAIVRAIEGKYYSKEFRNSISMIEKRMGQLEKQGLVTKEGDTYKLAVSREDFSRSMTSGKMQADRAKLAEVKFKDGEGFAKEFDRFMDHQTNLSFKQISRDAKGIYYSMLKGTSTAGFYGKNNWEMAALDKLTRQVVAAGMAVAGAAAMFATRAGIRVAYGIAKATVGGTVKAIGAMSEKVGEAIKEQHDKNLHREYKENNFKDPHRSEKHEHKNHHDDKHKSFEERVETLKATKEPEKAGDKSFSEKVDSLRTEKEATRENSEPKMTLVKADKLDKESAQQIDEKGLKNDQEAVKSSTDEKTKDGMETAAKTDDTGKTESKTVESKGKTFDEKVDELRGSKDESKGQETSQNDKELEKTSEISASGEDRHDRDDRSGSEGMEHEREEERSR; via the coding sequence ATGGTATCAATGTCAGGTGCAATGGGAGCGGGCTCGGCCAGCTCCTACTTCGAAAAAGACAACTACTACATCAAAGACGGCGAAACGGAAAAAGGGAAGTGGTACGGAGAAGGTGCCGAACGTCTCGGCTTGAAAGGTGAAGTTTCGATGGATCAATTCAAAGCCCTGGAAAACGGCTACGATCCTTCGAAGTTAAACGCTGATCAGATCAAAACACTCGATCAATTCGCAAAAACGGAAGCTTCTCTTCGAGGCCAGCTTGAAAAAGCCATCGATGCGAAAGATACTTCCAAAATTACCGAACTTGCTGCAAAAACTGCCGAACTGAATTCGCTTCGAAAAGAGTTTGATAAAGAAGTCGGACCCGATGCAAAGCTTGTCAAAGACGGTAAAGACGAATACGGCTTCACTACGCACCGGGCGGGGTTCGACATCACCTTTTCGGCCCCAAAGTCCGTAACGATTGCGGGACTTGTCGGAGGGGATGAGCGTGTTATCAAAGCACATGAGGAAGCGGTTAAAACCGCAATGGGATACATACAGGAGAATTTTGCCCAAACGCGTGTAAGAGACGGGGAGGGGGGAAGAGAACGGGTTAACACCGAAAACCTCACGGTCGCCCAATTCAACCACTACACTTCCCGATCCGCCGAAGGGCAAACTCCGGATCCGCAGCTACATACCCATAACTTCGTTTTCAATGCCACCCAAACCGCGGATGGAAAATGGCAAAGTCTCGAACCGCAGCAAATCTACGCAGCTCAAAAATTTGCCGATCAGATATATCAGAACGAGCTGGCCAATAAAATGGAAAAACTCGGATATGCAGTCGAGTGGGAAAAACATGGCCAAAACCACACGATGGAGATCAAGGGAATCTCCCAAGAACTCAAGGATATGTATTCGAAGAGAACGGAGCAGATTGAAAACCATTTAGAGAAAATGGCCGAAGAAAAAGGGCGGGACCTTACAACGGCCGAAAAACAGATCGGGAAGCTCGAAACACGTTCCGCGAAAGAGGCCCAGGACATCAACAAACTTCGGGAAGACTGGAATATCCAGGCAGCCGAACGAGGCTATACGCAAGAGTCTTTGAAAGAGGGCATGAGGGGGCACGAGAGCGATAAGCGGATCGTTGAAAGCGTGAATGGCGCAATCAGCGAAGCGATCAAAACAACGACTGACCAGAAGGCCGTATTTTCCAACCACGACGTGACGTTTGAGGCTCTAAAAGCATCCAGAGGACAGTTTTCTTTGGCAGAGCTCAAAGAAGCGGCGCAAAACTCCAAAGAGCTTGTTTCCTTGAATGCCGCTGACGCGAAAAATGCAAAAACGGAGAAGTTCACGTCAAAAGAAATGGCCGCAGCGGAAGCCCGGATCATCAACGCCGTTGAAAACGGAAAGGATGCTTCTATCCGCCTGCTGAATGCAAACGAATTCAAAGAAGCAGTGCAGGGGAGGGAAAGTTTTTCGGGCCTTACCCAGGGGCAAAAAAAGAGCGTCGAGATGATTGCCACTTCTTCGGATCGTTTTATGGGGATTCAGGGGGATGCCGGAACGGGTAAAACCACAATGTTAAAAGAACTCAAGTCACTCGTTGATGAAAAAATGCCTGGCAAAGTGGAGCTCGTCGGTTTGGCAGCGACAGGGAAAGCGGCCTCAGAGATCGAAGCGGCTTCCGGTGTCAAGTCCCAAACAATTGACTCTTTTTTAGGCAAAGAGACGATCAAAGCCGAAGAGGGGAAGCAACAGATTTGGGTTGTGGATGAAGCCTCGATGCTCGGAACCAAAAAAATGGACGCGATCATGGACCGGGCGGAAAAAGCAGGGGCGCGGGTCGTATTTGTCGGGGATGATAAGCAGCTCAAGGCGGTGGATGCAGGGGATATGTTTGGAAAACTCCAGGAAGAGGGAAAGATGCAGTTTTCGGTTATGGATGAATCCCTTCGCCAAAAAACGGATACGACCAAAGAAGTCGTCCAGGCATTTAAAGACGTTGCCCAACTCGAAAAAGGGATGGAGCGTCTGCAAAGCGAAGGGCGGATCGTCGAAGCAAAAGCAGAGACGAACGAGAAGGGAATCGAAGTTCGGGACATGCAGCCGGTGAAAGAGCAGCTTGTGACAAACGCCGTCAACGATTACACTGAAAAGGGACTCAATTCAACCATCGTATTGACCTCGACCAACAAAGAAAAAAGTGAATTCAATGACGCGATCCGCTCAAAGCTTCAAGAGAATGGCAAGATTGGCAAAGACGATCGTCAGATTAAAACCCTTGAACAAAAATCTCTCAATCAACACGATGCAAAACTGGCGATGAGTTACGAGAAAGGAGATATTCTTGTCAGCAAGGGAATGCAGGGGGATATCAAAGCCGGAATGCAAACTCGGATCGTTGACACTTCAAAAGATGCGAATCAACTGAAAGTTGAGTACACGCGTCAAGACGGCGTTACGGTCCAGAAATGGATCGATGCCGAAAAGGCAGCCAAATTTACCGCATACACCGAAAAAGAGAAAAGTTTTTCGACCGGAGAAAAAATCAGCTTTACGAAAAACGATAAAGATCTCGGAGTCAAAAACGGCGAAACGGCTATCATCACGTCAATCGCGGAAGACGGTAAAATCACCGCGACGATGGAAGGGGGTAAAGCCGTAACATTCGACTCAAAAACCTACCAGAACATCGATCATGCTTACGCCATGACGACGTACAAATCCCAGGGGCAATCGGTCGATAACGTTCACGTTTACGCCCACAGCAAAGAAGGGATCAACAACCACAATGCCGGTTACGTCCAAATGTCACGGGCAAAACAGGAGTTGACCCTTTACACCGACAACGCGCAGGCATTGACCGAAAAATACAAGGAAACCCAGCTCAAAGAAAACGCCAGCGACTACAAAGACGTCAAAGAGTACCTCGAAGAAAGACCCCAGGAACAAAAACCCGAAAACGTCTCCCTTGAAGGCAAAGAAGAAGTTGTCAAGATCGATTTTGAGAAGCTGAATGAAAACCGAATCATCGAAGGGGCGAAAGAGCTGCAACAGCAGTCCAAAGATCAAATCGCGTCTCTTCGCGAACAAAGGGATAATCTTTACAAGGGCCTTCAAGGCTTCAACGAGAAACAAGCAGCAATGGCAGCCTCTTTGAATTCTCAACTTTCCGCCTTGCCAAAAGCGAAACGGGAAGCGGTTATTTCACAACGTTTGGGGGGGCAATACAAAGCGCAGGTTTACGCGAAAGTCCGTAAGGAGCAAGCAAGTATCAAAACCCAGATTAACACCGAAAAGCTTCGGCAGGCCGAAGGCAAACTCCTCGAAAAGGGGGAACTCAATCCCAAAGAGGCAATTGTCCGGGCGATCGAGGGGAAATATTATTCGAAGGAATTTCGAAATTCGATCTCTATGATCGAAAAACGGATGGGGCAGCTCGAAAAGCAGGGACTCGTCACAAAAGAGGGGGATACCTACAAGCTCGCCGTATCCCGTGAAGATTTCAGCCGGTCGATGACCAGCGGAAAGATGCAAGCAGATCGCGCAAAGCTTGCAGAAGTCAAATTTAAGGATGGCGAAGGGTTTGCCAAAGAGTTTGACCGCTTTATGGATCATCAAACGAATCTTTCGTTCAAACAGATCTCCAGAGATGCAAAGGGGATCTATTACAGCATGCTCAAAGGGACCTCTACCGCCGGATTTTATGGCAAGAACAATTGGGAGATGGCAGCGCTTGATAAACTGACTCGTCAGGTTGTGGCTGCTGGGATGGCTGTCGCCGGAGCTGCGGCGATGTTTGCCACTCGTGCCGGGATACGTGTCGCTTACGGTATTGCAAAAGCGACTGTCGGCGGTACAGTTAAAGCGATCGGGGCCATGAGCGAAAAAGTGGGCGAAGCCATTAAAGAGCAGCACGACAAGAATCTTCACCGGGAATACAAAGAGAACAATTTTAAAGACCCGCATCGTTCCGAAAAGCATGAACACAAAAATCATCATGATGACAAACACAAGTCCTTTGAGGAAAGGGTTGAGACTTTGAAAGCGACGAAAGAACCTGAAAAAGCGGGCGACAAGAGTTTTTCTGAAAAGGTGGACTCGCTTAGAACCGAAAAAGAAGCAACCAGAGAAAATAGTGAACCAAAAATGACCCTCGTTAAAGCCGATAAGCTCGATAAGGAATCAGCACAGCAAATCGACGAGAAAGGGTTAAAGAACGATCAAGAGGCTGTCAAATCATCGACCGATGAGAAAACCAAAGACGGTATGGAAACAGCGGCAAAAACCGACGATACCGGCAAAACGGAAAGCAAAACCGTGGAATCTAAAGGGAAAACCTTCGATGAAAAAGTTGATGAGCTTCGCGGATCGAAAGATGAATCAAAAGGGCAGGAAACATCTCAAAATGATAAAGAGCTCGAAAAAACATCCGAGATCAGCGCAAGCGGGGAAGATCGCCATGATCGTGACGATCGATCGGGTTCAGAAGGCATGGAACACGAAAGGGAAGAGGAGAGATCGAGATAG